The proteins below are encoded in one region of Peptoniphilus sp. GNH:
- a CDS encoding cation diffusion facilitator family transporter, with protein sequence MLVNRVLRYGKFNTKDEDRMAISFLASLIGLLLNVFLAIIKLVIGLITGSVSILADSLNNMTDSASNIITALGIHYAKKPADKEHPHGHGRVEYIASLVVSSLVLSVGIMFFKSSFLKIKNPERVFYTNFQIFIMIFSIFAKLGQAHFYNEIGEKIKFSPLKALGKDSLNAVLSTGVVVVSIIIEKFSSYPIDGIGGILVSIFIIYSGFELIRDCVSELIGKNAPREFIDELKRRVLSYDEILGVHDIIINNFGPQNVIVVMDVEVPFTMELVAVHSLIERIQREVGEALDAHIVIHIDPIGDKNPIYYDLSRSIMKVLKDFDWVISFHDLLINKDVIHLDIVLDGEKIKKEEDVDLKKREIISKLLEERPGYRFDVNIDRRLAP encoded by the coding sequence ATGCTAGTTAATAGAGTTTTAAGATATGGTAAATTTAATACTAAGGATGAAGACAGGATGGCAATCAGCTTTTTGGCATCCTTAATTGGACTTTTGTTAAATGTCTTTCTTGCAATCATAAAGTTGGTCATAGGCCTTATCACAGGTTCTGTCTCTATCCTTGCTGATAGTTTAAACAATATGACGGACTCAGCCTCCAATATAATCACAGCCCTTGGCATCCACTATGCAAAAAAACCGGCCGACAAGGAGCATCCCCATGGGCATGGAAGAGTTGAATATATAGCCTCGCTTGTGGTATCTAGCTTAGTTTTGAGTGTGGGTATTATGTTTTTTAAATCTTCATTTTTAAAGATTAAAAATCCTGAGAGAGTTTTTTATACTAATTTTCAAATTTTTATTATGATTTTTTCTATTTTTGCCAAGCTGGGGCAGGCGCATTTTTACAATGAAATCGGCGAGAAAATAAAATTTAGTCCCCTAAAGGCTCTTGGCAAGGATTCCCTAAACGCTGTTTTGTCGACAGGAGTTGTTGTAGTTTCTATAATCATAGAGAAGTTTTCCTCTTATCCAATAGATGGTATCGGAGGCATTTTAGTATCCATTTTTATTATCTATTCAGGCTTCGAATTGATAAGAGATTGTGTGAGCGAACTAATAGGTAAAAATGCTCCGAGAGAATTTATAGATGAATTAAAAAGAAGGGTCCTTTCATATGATGAGATTTTGGGAGTTCACGATATTATAATAAATAATTTCGGCCCTCAAAATGTAATAGTTGTGATGGATGTGGAGGTGCCATTTACTATGGAGCTTGTAGCAGTTCATAGCCTTATAGAGAGAATACAAAGGGAAGTAGGAGAGGCCTTGGATGCTCATATAGTAATTCACATTGATCCGATTGGAGACAAGAATCCAATATATTATGATCTTTCAAGAAGTATAATGAAAGTCTTAAAAGATTTTGATTGGGTAATTAGTTTTCACGATCTTTTGATAAACAAAGACGTGATTCACTTAGACATTGTGCTTGATGGAGAAAAGATAAAAAAAGAGGAAGATGTTGATTTAAAGAAAAGAGAAATCATATCCAAACTTTTGGAAGAAAGGCCGGGGTATAGATTTGATGTAAATATTGACAGGAGGCTTGCACCATGA
- a CDS encoding nucleoside 2-deoxyribosyltransferase: MKGYLASHFFNEGMFLWTEMIAKKIRENTCLELYVPQENADINDKKNNDASITDIAISKADTAKLKEANILIACLDGLTIDDGVAAEVMAHGVMAEFEKERGIDFPRLILGIITDMRYQGTGENKLYRNLMIMGKVKEHGKVLVGYPKDEVYINEMISEINSFIEKNKK, translated from the coding sequence ATGAAGGGATATTTAGCATCTCATTTTTTTAATGAGGGTATGTTTTTATGGACAGAAATGATTGCCAAAAAAATAAGAGAAAATACTTGCTTGGAGCTTTATGTGCCACAAGAAAATGCCGATATAAATGACAAAAAAAACAATGATGCAAGCATTACAGATATAGCTATTTCAAAAGCGGACACTGCTAAATTAAAAGAAGCTAACATTTTGATTGCTTGTTTGGATGGGCTCACAATTGATGACGGTGTGGCTGCTGAAGTAATGGCACATGGTGTAATGGCTGAGTTTGAAAAAGAAAGAGGGATAGATTTTCCTCGATTGATACTTGGAATAATAACAGACATGAGATATCAAGGCACAGGAGAAAATAAACTTTATAGAAATCTCATGATAATGGGAAAGGTCAAAGAACATGGCAAAGTTTTGGTGGGCTATCCCAAAGATGAGGTCTATATAAATGAGATGATTAGTGAAATTAATTCTTTTATTGAAAAAAATAAAAAATAA
- a CDS encoding aldehyde dehydrogenase family protein, whose product MTRPNIKLKDSYGLFIGGQWVKSSDGKEFEAKCPADGSHLANVAEATREDVDKAVNAAWAAFPTWKETTASQRAKILNKIADIIDENAKHLAMVETLDNGKPIRETSNVDIPMAAEHFRYFAGAILAEEGAANMLDRNTLSIILREPIGVVGQIVPWNFPFLMAAWKLAPVLASGCCTVLKPSSSTSLSVLELMDLIKDVVPKGVINIITGGGSRSGQWMLEHEGFRKLAFTGSTEVGYEVAKQAAEKLIPATLELGGKSANIYFDDCDLDQAIDGLQLGILFNQGQVCCAGSRVFVQEGIYDEFVKRAVESFNKVKVGLPWEEDTQIGSQISAGQVRKVLSYIEKAKEEGAEISAGGCQLKTDKLANGFFTAPTLITNASNDMTAAREEIFGPVAVVIKFKDVEEVIKMANDSEYGLGGGVWTKDIDKAIKVSNALETGRVWVNTYNSIPAGAPFGGVKKSGIGRETHKVMLDHYSQLKSIIINLSGKTSGLYGL is encoded by the coding sequence ATGACTAGACCGAATATAAAACTAAAAGATTCATACGGGCTTTTTATAGGAGGCCAATGGGTTAAATCTTCAGATGGAAAAGAATTCGAAGCTAAATGTCCAGCAGACGGCTCGCATCTTGCAAATGTAGCAGAGGCCACAAGAGAAGATGTGGATAAGGCTGTAAATGCAGCTTGGGCAGCCTTCCCAACGTGGAAAGAAACTACAGCCAGTCAAAGAGCAAAAATTTTAAATAAAATCGCAGATATAATTGATGAAAATGCTAAACACTTAGCGATGGTAGAAACTTTAGACAATGGAAAACCTATAAGAGAAACTAGCAATGTGGACATACCTATGGCGGCTGAACATTTTAGATATTTTGCAGGAGCAATTCTAGCAGAAGAAGGCGCAGCCAATATGTTAGATAGAAACACCCTATCTATAATTTTAAGAGAGCCAATAGGAGTTGTAGGTCAAATTGTGCCTTGGAACTTTCCTTTCTTGATGGCAGCTTGGAAACTAGCTCCAGTTTTGGCATCTGGTTGCTGCACAGTTTTAAAACCATCTAGCTCAACATCACTTAGTGTATTGGAACTTATGGATCTTATAAAAGATGTAGTACCCAAGGGAGTCATAAATATAATAACAGGCGGAGGTTCCAGATCGGGACAATGGATGCTAGAACACGAAGGATTTAGGAAATTGGCCTTTACAGGCTCCACAGAAGTCGGTTATGAAGTTGCAAAACAAGCTGCAGAAAAATTGATACCAGCAACTCTTGAATTGGGTGGCAAATCTGCCAACATCTATTTTGATGACTGTGACCTCGACCAAGCCATAGATGGACTTCAACTCGGCATTCTTTTTAATCAAGGTCAAGTGTGCTGCGCTGGCTCAAGAGTTTTTGTGCAAGAAGGAATTTATGATGAATTTGTAAAAAGAGCAGTTGAAAGCTTCAACAAGGTAAAAGTTGGTTTGCCTTGGGAAGAAGACACTCAAATTGGGAGTCAAATTTCAGCAGGTCAAGTGAGAAAAGTTTTGAGCTATATTGAAAAGGCTAAAGAAGAAGGAGCAGAGATTTCTGCTGGAGGATGCCAATTAAAAACAGACAAGCTTGCAAATGGATTCTTTACGGCACCTACTTTGATTACAAATGCTAGTAATGATATGACAGCAGCAAGAGAAGAAATATTTGGACCTGTTGCAGTTGTAATAAAATTTAAAGATGTTGAAGAAGTTATAAAAATGGCTAATGATTCTGAATACGGTCTAGGCGGAGGAGTGTGGACTAAGGATATTGATAAGGCTATAAAAGTTTCGAATGCTCTTGAAACAGGTAGAGTGTGGGTGAACACTTACAACTCAATACCAGCTGGGGCGCCTTTTGGCGGAGTGAAAAAATCTGGCATAGGACGTGAAACTCATAAAGTTATGTTGGATCACTATTCTCAACTAAAAAGTATAATTATAAATCTGTCTGGAAAGACTTCTGGTCTTTACGGACTCTAG
- a CDS encoding peptide ABC transporter substrate-binding protein: MATLLVGCGGNKAPANGEKKEGEAKAQAIDDPAKKDGVLDVCIASEPSSVDPAINSAVDGAIILQHAFEGLVKWVNDGNGNAKLAPGQAEKWDVSEDGLKWTITLRDGIKWSDGQPVKAQDFEYAWKRLVDPKTAADYRYMLDMVKGYEENNLAVKALDDKTLEVELAVKCPYFEEIMAFPATFPVREDIVKDEKWAQNPETFIGNGPFKMVEWNHNQNILLEKNPDYYDAANIKAEKINFHLKDDINSIYASYRSGELDFIESVPSEETTNLLASGELQVKPYVGTYYVSFNNQKAPFDDPRVREAFSLAIDRNFIVEKVTASGEVPAPGFVPKGVNDAEEGNDFRTNGGDYYSIKPEDYEANCKKAKELLKEAGYENGEGFPVVEYLYNTLDSHKAIAEALQNMWQEVLGVQVTLQNQEWNVFLTERKNGNYSIARDGWIADYNDPMSFLDMFMTGGGNNNPKYSNPEFDKLIKQAKASTDAKERFELMHKAEELAFGKDVCAAPLYYYVNKYMMKSNIEGMYYTPLGFFFFGQTSGY, translated from the coding sequence ATGGCAACTTTGCTAGTTGGTTGCGGCGGAAATAAGGCACCAGCAAATGGAGAAAAGAAAGAAGGAGAAGCAAAAGCGCAAGCTATAGATGATCCTGCAAAGAAAGACGGCGTACTAGACGTTTGTATAGCATCTGAACCAAGCTCAGTAGACCCTGCAATCAATTCAGCAGTTGATGGAGCAATCATACTTCAACATGCATTTGAAGGACTTGTAAAATGGGTAAATGACGGAAATGGCAATGCTAAGTTGGCACCTGGTCAAGCTGAAAAATGGGATGTTTCTGAAGACGGTTTAAAATGGACTATCACACTTAGAGACGGAATAAAATGGAGCGATGGCCAACCTGTAAAGGCTCAAGACTTCGAATATGCTTGGAAGAGATTAGTAGATCCTAAGACTGCTGCCGACTACAGATATATGCTAGATATGGTAAAAGGATATGAAGAAAATAATCTTGCAGTAAAGGCTCTTGATGACAAAACTTTAGAAGTTGAATTGGCAGTTAAGTGTCCATATTTCGAAGAAATAATGGCATTCCCAGCAACTTTCCCAGTAAGAGAAGATATAGTTAAGGATGAAAAGTGGGCACAAAATCCTGAAACTTTCATAGGCAATGGACCATTTAAGATGGTGGAATGGAATCACAATCAAAACATCCTACTTGAAAAAAATCCTGACTACTATGATGCTGCTAATATAAAAGCTGAAAAAATTAACTTCCACCTAAAAGATGATATAAACTCAATATATGCATCTTATAGATCTGGAGAACTTGACTTTATAGAAAGTGTTCCATCAGAAGAAACTACAAACTTACTTGCATCAGGCGAACTTCAAGTTAAACCTTATGTAGGAACTTACTATGTATCATTTAACAATCAAAAAGCACCTTTTGACGATCCAAGAGTTAGAGAAGCATTTTCTCTTGCAATTGACAGAAACTTTATCGTAGAAAAAGTTACAGCATCAGGAGAAGTTCCAGCTCCAGGATTTGTTCCAAAGGGAGTAAATGATGCAGAAGAAGGAAATGACTTCAGAACAAACGGTGGAGACTACTACTCAATTAAGCCTGAAGATTATGAAGCAAACTGCAAAAAGGCTAAGGAACTTTTAAAAGAAGCTGGCTACGAAAATGGTGAAGGATTCCCTGTTGTGGAATATCTATACAACACTTTGGATTCTCACAAGGCAATAGCAGAAGCTCTACAAAATATGTGGCAAGAAGTTCTTGGCGTACAAGTAACTCTTCAAAACCAAGAATGGAATGTATTCTTAACTGAAAGAAAGAATGGAAACTATTCAATAGCAAGAGATGGATGGATTGCAGACTATAATGATCCTATGTCATTCTTAGATATGTTCATGACTGGCGGAGGAAACAACAATCCTAAATATTCAAATCCTGAATTTGACAAATTGATCAAGCAAGCGAAAGCAAGCACAGATGCAAAAGAAAGATTTGAATTGATGCACAAGGCAGAAGAACTTGCATTTGGCAAGGATGTATGTGCGGCACCTCTATACTATTATGTAAACAAATACATGATGAAATCTAACATCGAAGGTATGTACTACACACCACTTGGATTCTTCTTCTTTGGACAAACAAGCGGATATTAA
- a CDS encoding ABC transporter ATP-binding protein: MEKIVKENKSSLNNPDRYEIRREKLKTADKLLEITNLIKRFKVKGSFGKTKEVHAVDDVSLYIKKGETLGLVGESGCGKTSLGRTILRLHEPTSGKIVYEGEAIYDSSANVAKNMVPYRRKMQIIFQDPSASLDPRMTVGEIVGEALDIHKLYQGKAERKKRISELLSTVGLNQEHANRYPHEFSGGQQQRIGIARALAVEPEFIVCDEPISALDVSIQAQIVNMLEDMQDQLGLTYLFIAHDLSVVRHISDRIGVMYLGKLVELVDADKLYKRPLHPYTKTLLSAIPVPDPEISRNSNRIKLEGEIPSAINPPSGCRFHTRCPKATERCKTEVPKFVEVEDEHFVACHNIEY; the protein is encoded by the coding sequence ATGGAAAAAATAGTAAAAGAAAATAAATCAAGTTTAAATAATCCTGACAGGTACGAAATCAGAAGAGAAAAATTAAAAACGGCGGACAAACTCTTGGAAATCACTAACCTAATAAAGAGATTCAAGGTAAAAGGCTCTTTTGGAAAGACTAAAGAAGTCCACGCAGTTGACGATGTCAGCCTATATATAAAAAAGGGAGAGACTCTTGGGTTAGTAGGAGAATCAGGATGTGGCAAGACGAGCTTAGGAAGGACTATTTTAAGACTTCATGAACCGACATCTGGCAAAATAGTCTACGAAGGTGAAGCCATATATGATTCATCAGCCAATGTAGCGAAAAATATGGTGCCATACAGGCGAAAGATGCAGATTATATTTCAAGACCCATCTGCTTCGCTAGATCCCAGAATGACGGTCGGCGAAATTGTAGGAGAGGCTCTTGATATTCATAAACTATACCAAGGAAAGGCTGAGAGAAAAAAGAGGATAAGTGAACTTCTTTCTACTGTCGGTCTAAATCAAGAACATGCCAATAGGTATCCTCATGAATTTTCAGGAGGACAGCAACAAAGAATAGGTATCGCAAGAGCCCTAGCCGTAGAACCTGAATTTATAGTTTGCGATGAGCCTATATCAGCCTTGGACGTTTCAATCCAAGCTCAAATAGTAAATATGCTGGAGGACATGCAGGATCAGTTGGGACTTACCTACCTCTTTATTGCCCATGACCTGTCAGTTGTTCGACATATATCCGATAGGATTGGTGTAATGTATTTAGGAAAGTTGGTTGAACTTGTAGATGCTGACAAGCTTTACAAAAGACCACTTCATCCTTACACCAAGACTCTACTTTCAGCTATACCCGTTCCAGATCCTGAAATTAGCAGGAACTCAAACAGAATAAAGCTCGAAGGAGAAATCCCATCAGCAATAAATCCGCCTTCTGGCTGTCGTTTTCATACGAGATGCCCCAAGGCTACAGAAAGATGTAAGACAGAAGTACCTAAATTTGTGGAAGTAGAAGATGAACACTTTGTAGCTTGCCACAATATTGAATACTAA
- a CDS encoding ABC transporter ATP-binding protein gives METKKLLKVKDLKVSFFTPAGEVQAVGGISYEMGHNEIMGIVGESGSGKSVEAYSIMGLLADPGKVVGGSIEFEGENILEYDKKQMEDFRGNKCSIIFQNPMTCLNPVYTIGNQLMEALLCHKSVSKEEAYKKAVKMLDLVGISNPEKRMKQYPHELSGGMRQRVMIGMGLINEPKLLIADEPTTALDVTIQAQILELMKRIQEKNEMSIIFITHNLGVVASICDKVSVMYAGKIVEQGSVDDVFYRPSHPYTHGLLKSMPRIDSEGYERLESIEGSPVDMLNPPEGCGFGTRCEHCMKICLRKDPPMVELGDGHRAKCWLLAMKEGEA, from the coding sequence ATGGAAACAAAAAAATTATTAAAGGTAAAAGATTTAAAGGTTTCCTTCTTCACACCAGCTGGCGAAGTCCAAGCGGTTGGAGGAATCTCTTATGAAATGGGCCACAATGAAATCATGGGAATAGTTGGAGAATCTGGCTCTGGGAAAAGTGTTGAAGCTTACTCTATAATGGGACTTTTAGCTGACCCTGGTAAGGTTGTTGGCGGATCCATAGAGTTTGAAGGCGAAAATATTCTTGAATACGACAAGAAACAGATGGAAGACTTTAGGGGAAACAAGTGCTCAATAATTTTCCAAAATCCTATGACTTGTTTAAACCCCGTTTATACGATTGGCAATCAGCTTATGGAGGCTTTGCTTTGCCACAAGTCTGTATCAAAAGAAGAGGCCTATAAAAAGGCGGTTAAGATGCTAGATCTTGTTGGTATATCCAATCCAGAAAAAAGGATGAAACAATATCCTCATGAGCTTTCAGGTGGTATGCGTCAAAGAGTAATGATAGGAATGGGGCTTATAAATGAACCTAAACTCTTGATAGCAGATGAACCTACAACTGCGCTAGATGTTACCATTCAAGCACAAATTCTAGAGCTAATGAAGAGGATTCAAGAGAAAAATGAGATGTCTATCATATTTATAACTCACAATTTGGGAGTTGTGGCATCTATATGCGATAAAGTTTCTGTAATGTATGCAGGAAAAATAGTTGAACAGGGCAGCGTTGATGATGTCTTTTATAGACCATCTCACCCCTATACTCATGGTCTTTTAAAATCCATGCCTAGAATAGATTCTGAAGGCTATGAAAGACTTGAGAGCATAGAAGGTAGCCCAGTAGATATGTTAAATCCACCAGAAGGATGCGGTTTCGGTACCAGATGCGAACATTGCATGAAAATTTGCCTTAGAAAAGATCCTCCAATGGTTGAATTGGGAGATGGACACAGGGCAAAATGTTGGCTTCTTGCGATGAAAGAAGGTGAAGCTTGA
- a CDS encoding ABC transporter permease: protein MHDNKSQFKRSKLSLQIDKDLFPDLEILPDDFELASESEKETFIMKAPSVSYWKDAWRRLKANRVAMVSLVFIIVVILFAFAGPLFRNGDYTTQYRGMENLHPNASFPFGTDKLGRDLMVRTMYGTRVSLIVGIFASIIVLIIGTLYGAISGYIGGKVDSIMMRFLDLIYSIPDILVIILLSITIKMPMEQWVNSSGSKFALRIATIGPGLISIFIAFGLLYWVSMARIIRGQVLSLKQQEFITAVIALGGNKKRVIFSHLFPNAIGQIIVMTAMQIPSAIFLESFLSFLGIGVSAPMTSLGAMASDALGGIYSYAYRLIIPSAILSLMILSLNLFSDGLRDAFDPRLKK, encoded by the coding sequence ATGCATGACAACAAATCGCAGTTTAAAAGAAGTAAACTCTCCTTGCAAATAGATAAGGACTTGTTTCCGGATTTGGAAATTCTTCCTGACGACTTTGAACTAGCCAGTGAAAGTGAAAAAGAAACCTTTATAATGAAGGCTCCATCTGTCTCCTACTGGAAAGATGCCTGGCGTAGACTCAAGGCAAACAGAGTTGCCATGGTGTCTTTGGTATTTATAATTGTCGTGATATTATTTGCATTTGCCGGACCTCTGTTTAGAAATGGTGATTACACAACTCAATACAGAGGAATGGAAAATCTCCATCCAAATGCAAGCTTCCCCTTTGGCACTGATAAATTGGGAAGAGATCTCATGGTAAGGACTATGTATGGAACAAGAGTTTCTCTTATAGTTGGAATCTTCGCTTCTATAATTGTTTTGATTATAGGTACTCTTTACGGAGCGATATCAGGTTATATCGGTGGAAAAGTGGACAGCATAATGATGAGATTTTTGGATCTAATCTACTCAATCCCAGACATACTTGTAATAATATTGCTTTCGATAACAATAAAGATGCCCATGGAACAATGGGTAAACAGCTCTGGCTCCAAGTTTGCTCTTAGAATAGCGACAATAGGACCCGGATTGATTTCTATATTTATAGCCTTTGGACTCTTGTACTGGGTTTCGATGGCAAGGATAATAAGAGGTCAAGTTTTGAGCTTGAAGCAACAAGAATTTATCACAGCCGTAATAGCTCTTGGTGGAAATAAGAAAAGGGTAATTTTTTCTCACTTATTTCCCAATGCAATAGGTCAAATAATCGTAATGACAGCTATGCAAATTCCATCAGCAATATTTTTGGAAAGCTTCTTATCCTTCTTAGGAATAGGTGTTTCAGCTCCTATGACTTCTCTTGGAGCTATGGCATCAGATGCCCTTGGAGGAATATATTCATACGCATACAGGCTAATAATCCCATCGGCAATATTGAGTCTTATGATTCTAAGTTTAAACTTGTTCTCAGATGGACTCAGAGACGCCTTTGATCCAAGACTTAAAAAGTGA
- a CDS encoding ABC transporter permease, with protein MGKYILKRVLQAIFVLFIVICITYVLMHLIPGSPFLNEKAPSPEAIKALNEKYGLDKPLWVQVKMYIRNILKGDFGVSLKMQKNRPVLDIIKEMFPTSAKIGLMALVSSVLFGVPIGCIAAYNRGKFTDSALRVVTTLGISVPSFVVATLLLLGLGVKLKILPTMGLQSWTGYIMPVIALSFYPACYIGRLSRSSMLDAINQDYMRTAKAKGVSSGKRIFKHALRNAFIPVLTYLGPLTAGILSGSFVVESVFSLPGLGRYFIQSILNRDYPIIMATTIFFASLVIIMNLVVDILYKVVDPRIDVLKGGE; from the coding sequence ATGGGAAAATACATTCTCAAGAGGGTGCTTCAAGCAATCTTTGTACTCTTTATAGTCATATGTATAACATATGTCTTGATGCACCTAATTCCGGGAAGTCCATTTTTAAACGAAAAGGCACCAAGTCCTGAGGCTATCAAGGCTCTAAATGAGAAATATGGTCTTGATAAACCGCTTTGGGTTCAAGTGAAGATGTATATAAGAAACATCTTAAAAGGGGATTTCGGAGTTTCTTTAAAAATGCAGAAGAACAGACCTGTTCTAGATATTATAAAAGAGATGTTCCCTACTTCGGCTAAGATTGGTCTTATGGCACTTGTAAGCTCGGTCTTATTTGGTGTTCCGATAGGCTGCATAGCTGCATACAATAGAGGTAAGTTTACAGATTCAGCCCTAAGAGTTGTGACAACTTTGGGTATATCAGTTCCTTCATTTGTTGTGGCGACCTTGCTCTTGCTAGGCTTGGGAGTAAAATTAAAAATTTTACCGACAATGGGACTTCAATCTTGGACTGGATATATAATGCCAGTCATAGCCCTTTCATTTTATCCGGCTTGTTATATAGGAAGATTAAGTAGATCATCCATGCTCGATGCAATAAATCAAGACTATATGAGAACTGCAAAGGCCAAGGGCGTATCCTCGGGAAAGAGAATATTTAAACACGCTTTGAGAAATGCCTTTATACCAGTTTTGACATATCTGGGACCCTTGACAGCGGGTATACTTTCTGGCTCTTTTGTAGTAGAAAGTGTGTTTTCACTTCCGGGTCTTGGAAGATATTTTATTCAATCAATATTAAATAGAGATTATCCGATTATAATGGCGACGACCATATTTTTTGCATCACTTGTAATTATCATGAATTTAGTAGTCGATATCCTATATAAGGTAGTCGATCCTAGAATAGACGTGCTTAAGGGGGGAGAATAA
- a CDS encoding Na/Pi cotransporter family protein: MKLSYLLGLLGGLALFLYGMDLTSQGLEMATGNKLQGLIEKFTSSRFKGLLIGTLVTAVIQSSSATTVMLVGFVNAGIMTIEQTIGIIMGANIGTTITGQIVALDIVAAAPLFCFVGFILAKFVKKNKGLKYSGQIFLGIGLLFMGMKIMSSSMSPLAEDPKFIDLMATFKNPILGIFAGTIFTSVLQSSAASLGILQATANMGLISLRASMFIICGFNIGTCITSVLSSIGASKNAQRTAACHVLFNIMGTVLFVVLAFFVPVEKYIAFMSRSVPAAQIANMHTFFNIFATVMLFPFGNKIAQISKLVISGEDAEKDEKSLIYINPNIKEPTTLFAGIRAESERMLTLVRNNFLMSVSLFHNFDQEKFDLCFHNEVIINYLNSQISKHIIENVNLPMDTSLSSLFTAYLRIVRDLERIGDHTKSIAENSQYSYNSDLPYTDEAIREFDSLESIIEDMFKSIETDIAKPHRVNDLRLAYARVENNAEIYRKLHVDRMKKGICNPESGIMFEKCLVAFERIAAYTYNVGKLSI; the protein is encoded by the coding sequence ATGAAATTAAGTTACTTGCTCGGCCTTTTAGGTGGGCTGGCTCTGTTTCTATATGGGATGGATCTGACTAGCCAAGGGCTGGAGATGGCAACCGGTAACAAATTGCAGGGCCTTATTGAAAAATTTACTTCAAGTAGATTTAAGGGTCTTTTAATTGGTACCTTGGTTACTGCAGTCATCCAATCATCTTCTGCGACAACTGTAATGCTAGTCGGTTTTGTAAATGCAGGCATAATGACCATTGAACAAACCATAGGTATCATTATGGGGGCCAATATAGGTACTACAATTACTGGTCAGATTGTGGCTCTTGATATTGTAGCAGCCGCTCCTCTTTTTTGTTTTGTCGGTTTTATACTTGCAAAGTTTGTTAAGAAGAATAAGGGGCTTAAATATTCAGGGCAAATTTTTTTGGGCATAGGTCTTCTCTTTATGGGTATGAAAATTATGTCAAGCTCTATGTCGCCTCTTGCTGAAGACCCCAAGTTTATCGACTTGATGGCAACATTTAAAAATCCCATCTTGGGAATTTTTGCAGGAACTATTTTCACCTCCGTTTTGCAATCTTCGGCAGCTTCTCTTGGTATCTTGCAGGCAACTGCTAATATGGGCTTGATAAGTCTTAGGGCAAGTATGTTTATAATATGTGGCTTTAATATAGGCACTTGTATAACTTCTGTTCTCTCATCAATAGGTGCTAGCAAAAATGCTCAAAGAACTGCAGCTTGCCACGTGCTTTTTAATATAATGGGAACTGTTTTATTTGTAGTCTTAGCATTTTTTGTTCCGGTAGAAAAATATATAGCCTTTATGTCAAGAAGTGTTCCAGCTGCTCAAATCGCCAATATGCACACATTTTTCAACATTTTCGCAACAGTTATGCTCTTTCCTTTCGGTAATAAAATAGCTCAAATTTCTAAGCTAGTAATAAGTGGTGAAGATGCTGAAAAAGATGAAAAATCACTTATATATATAAATCCCAACATCAAAGAGCCAACAACACTTTTTGCAGGAATAAGGGCAGAAAGCGAAAGGATGCTTACTCTAGTTAGAAATAACTTTCTGATGAGTGTGAGTTTATTTCACAACTTTGATCAAGAAAAATTTGACCTGTGCTTTCACAACGAGGTCATAATAAATTATTTGAACTCACAAATTTCAAAACATATTATAGAAAATGTCAACCTGCCTATGGACACTTCTCTCTCTTCTCTATTTACAGCTTATCTTAGAATAGTAAGAGACCTTGAAAGGATAGGAGACCATACTAAAAGCATAGCAGAAAATTCTCAATATTCTTATAATTCTGATCTTCCTTATACTGATGAGGCCATAAGAGAATTTGACTCTCTGGAATCTATAATAGAAGATATGTTCAAATCAATTGAAACCGATATAGCAAAACCTCACAGAGTTAATGATTTAAGACTTGCCTATGCCAGAGTCGAAAACAATGCTGAAATTTATAGAAAGCTTCATGTGGATAGGATGAAAAAGGGCATATGCAATCCAGAAAGTGGTATTATGTTTGAAAAATGCCTGGTCGCATTCGAAAGAATCGCCGCCTATACCTACAATGTCGGAAAACTCTCTATCTAG